In the Methanobacterium sp. genome, one interval contains:
- a CDS encoding U32 family peptidase → MSNIRIPELLAPAGSIDTLKASVNAGADAVYLSGERFGARQFAPNFNLKEMEEAIKYAHLRGVKVYITVNTLIHEDELFKVGDYLVQLYSIGADAVIVQDLGVASLAKKIVPDLNLHCSTQMTIHNPQGVSWAADNGFKRVILAREMSLEEVEFSAKANKNRKIELEVFAHGAICYSYSGQCLLSSIIGGRSGNRGMCAQPCRKNYQLVMVKTDKSGKYMEFEEIPLNDHFLLSTKDLAIYSHLEEVAKSSVDSIKIEGRMKPPEYVANVIKVYRDALNSLSKGKWNPSNHEMSQLKLCFNRGLTDGWIFNKTSSVMGRDHPGNRGLYLGQVMNHPKKQGYTVIKRKSEVVLEKGDGIIFKDPEKTGPSANFWGTILEHNPTTVKDNLFIKLDKDVKIGSDVFITRRKSMIHEAEEIVKNINLPHKIPLEIEIKWNETFTPLAKVTASPPHLENIKIKYKADFSMEKAIKKPLSTETISKHLLKTGGTPFHIRNVLIDYPGNLFTPISNLNHLRREILEEVQRKILKKYLPSSKEVGLVKSRLDSWKKDEKLDKKINYNDKLGDINLAIYVDSVRSFKAALELGCKKIYFQPKIEYMGRDESDDNFYCIKHSHDYETYFEKIHSSLKEVASLCNESDLELIWKWPDITSQNFIMGATNLLNPLEENTIDGVMVGNLGAMWSLKEDFSSVKIYGSERLNIWNHMATGEISKYIHNITLSPELSQKHLQKLMSNCKVLYPNHDFGFLIQGNLEAIVSKDCLWNLLPDKGIIGKLNHSCHLGIKDSKNRIFPVEIDQEYRTHIFNSVELCLIDYLPQLSKMGLDNLIIDARNKPVNYIQNILPIYQKAREFTVNSVPNLGNKLDLLKKRVKKNSNGGITTGNFIRGVEND, encoded by the coding sequence ATGTCTAATATCCGTATACCAGAACTTTTAGCACCTGCAGGTTCCATTGATACTTTAAAGGCAAGTGTTAATGCCGGGGCAGATGCAGTTTACCTTTCAGGTGAAAGATTTGGAGCCAGGCAATTTGCCCCTAATTTCAACTTGAAAGAAATGGAGGAAGCCATCAAATACGCTCATCTGCGCGGTGTGAAAGTCTACATTACTGTAAACACCCTTATCCATGAAGATGAATTATTTAAGGTAGGTGATTATCTAGTTCAACTTTACAGTATAGGGGCCGATGCAGTGATTGTGCAAGATCTGGGTGTGGCTAGTCTGGCTAAAAAGATCGTGCCTGACTTGAACTTGCATTGTTCAACCCAGATGACTATTCATAATCCCCAAGGAGTTAGTTGGGCTGCGGATAATGGGTTCAAGAGGGTGATTCTCGCCAGGGAGATGAGCTTGGAAGAGGTTGAATTTTCTGCCAAGGCAAATAAAAATCGGAAAATAGAATTGGAAGTTTTTGCTCATGGTGCAATTTGTTACTCCTATTCTGGACAATGCCTCCTTTCATCTATTATCGGAGGTAGAAGTGGTAATCGAGGAATGTGTGCTCAGCCATGTCGGAAAAATTACCAGTTAGTAATGGTCAAAACAGACAAATCCGGTAAATATATGGAGTTTGAGGAAATCCCCTTAAATGATCATTTTCTTCTATCAACCAAAGACCTTGCCATTTATTCCCACCTAGAAGAGGTAGCAAAATCATCGGTGGATTCTATTAAAATCGAAGGCAGAATGAAACCCCCAGAATATGTTGCTAACGTAATAAAAGTATATAGGGATGCTTTGAACTCATTATCCAAGGGAAAGTGGAACCCCAGTAACCATGAAATGTCACAGCTTAAACTGTGTTTTAACAGAGGCTTAACTGATGGTTGGATTTTTAATAAAACTTCATCAGTCATGGGAAGAGACCATCCAGGAAATCGAGGCTTATACTTAGGACAAGTCATGAATCATCCGAAAAAACAAGGTTATACAGTTATAAAAAGGAAATCTGAGGTTGTGCTTGAAAAAGGCGATGGAATTATATTTAAAGATCCTGAAAAAACAGGGCCATCAGCCAATTTTTGGGGAACCATACTTGAGCATAATCCCACCACTGTAAAAGATAATTTATTCATAAAACTAGACAAAGATGTGAAAATTGGTAGTGATGTTTTCATAACCCGTAGAAAATCCATGATTCATGAAGCAGAAGAAATAGTTAAAAATATTAATTTGCCTCACAAAATTCCCCTGGAAATTGAAATTAAATGGAATGAAACATTCACTCCTCTGGCTAAAGTAACTGCATCACCACCCCATCTAGAAAATATTAAAATTAAATATAAAGCAGATTTTTCAATGGAAAAAGCCATAAAAAAACCATTATCAACTGAAACAATTAGTAAACATCTTCTCAAAACAGGGGGAACCCCATTTCACATCCGAAACGTGCTTATAGATTATCCTGGAAATTTATTTACTCCAATTAGTAATCTGAATCACTTACGCAGAGAAATTCTGGAAGAAGTTCAACGAAAAATCTTGAAAAAATATCTGCCATCTTCTAAAGAAGTTGGATTAGTCAAATCCCGTCTTGATAGTTGGAAAAAAGATGAAAAATTGGATAAAAAAATTAATTATAATGATAAACTTGGAGATATTAATTTAGCCATTTATGTGGACTCTGTTCGTTCATTTAAGGCTGCTCTTGAATTAGGGTGCAAAAAGATTTATTTCCAACCAAAAATTGAATATATGGGGCGTGATGAATCTGATGATAATTTTTATTGCATAAAACATTCTCATGATTATGAAACATATTTTGAAAAGATTCATTCCTCTTTAAAAGAAGTCGCATCCCTCTGTAATGAATCAGACTTGGAATTAATCTGGAAGTGGCCGGATATTACCAGCCAAAATTTTATCATGGGCGCAACTAATCTCCTTAACCCTTTAGAAGAAAATACTATAGATGGAGTTATGGTTGGCAACTTAGGCGCGATGTGGAGCTTAAAAGAAGATTTTAGTTCAGTCAAAATATATGGATCTGAAAGATTAAACATCTGGAATCACATGGCAACTGGTGAAATCTCAAAATATATACATAACATTACATTATCCCCTGAATTATCCCAGAAACACTTGCAAAAACTGATGTCAAATTGCAAAGTTCTTTATCCGAATCATGATTTTGGGTTTTTGATCCAGGGAAATTTGGAAGCTATAGTGAGCAAAGACTGCCTTTGGAATTTGTTGCCAGATAAAGGGATAATTGGAAAACTGAACCATTCATGCCATTTAGGAATTAAAGACTCCAAAAACAGAATATTTCCTGTGGAAATTGACCAGGAGTACAGGACCCATATTTTTAATTCCGTGGAATTGTGTCTTATTGATTATCTTCCTCAACTTTCGAAGATGGGATTGGACAATCTGATTATTGATGCAAGGAATAAACCAGTTAATTATATACAGAATATTTTACCAATTTACCAGAAAGCACGGGAATTTACGGTTAATAGTGTCCCTAATTTGGGTAATAAATTAGATTTACTAAAAAAAAGAGTTAAAAAAAATTCAAACGGGGGGATAACAACCGGGAACTTTATAAGGGGTGTTGAAAACGATTAA